A genomic segment from Bradyrhizobium diazoefficiens USDA 110 encodes:
- a CDS encoding CAP domain-containing protein, with amino-acid sequence MRAAAAILITLLLAGCAGNEAPVQQPSMYADMAVPGAKLDAPAAAVMISQYRQNNGLGTVVIDPDLMRLAESQSQAMAAANKMDHDVRAPLAKRLSAGGYPASVAVENVSAGYHTLAEAFSGWRDSPPHRANMLKSGVTKLGIAAGYAPGTKYKVFWTMILASTDPR; translated from the coding sequence ATGCGCGCTGCGGCCGCAATACTCATTACTTTGCTGCTCGCCGGCTGTGCCGGCAACGAAGCACCGGTCCAGCAGCCGTCGATGTATGCCGATATGGCGGTCCCGGGCGCCAAGCTCGACGCGCCGGCGGCCGCGGTGATGATCTCGCAATACCGCCAGAACAATGGGCTCGGCACCGTCGTGATCGACCCCGACCTGATGCGGCTCGCCGAATCCCAGTCCCAGGCGATGGCGGCGGCCAACAAGATGGACCATGACGTTCGCGCGCCCCTGGCCAAGCGCCTCAGTGCCGGCGGCTATCCGGCCAGCGTGGCGGTCGAGAACGTCTCGGCCGGCTATCATACGTTGGCGGAAGCGTTTTCCGGCTGGCGCGACTCGCCCCCGCACCGGGCGAACATGCTCAAGAGCGGTGTCACAAAATTGGGCATCGCGGCGGGCTATGCTCCAGGCACCAAGTACAAGGTGTTCTGGACCATGATCCTGGCCTCGACGGATCCCCGATAA